A window of the Bombus huntii isolate Logan2020A chromosome 8, iyBomHunt1.1, whole genome shotgun sequence genome harbors these coding sequences:
- the LOC126868652 gene encoding uncharacterized protein LOC126868652, which yields MQPACKTRSRHRTRNLEQEQNRIQKLLASEYSDFSDVILVESPFAETTRNGHGIRQVSLGLTPSKLIVAADVFKGNSRFFCPRTLDPTIESFELISLYPLRCVSLSVFNRRHRKTLKARFIDGRVSYYELGGIQGRNIFWKKWCEQVESLLANKTNGSSLSETTAASSASSSTLYILSSEIELRNDLRKDGRRAVCRIWTHYGGAGDYTPATWRHKDLYLGPSYSELVDGQYTPVPIRFAGASLEDIKAELKDFSPSKIEKGSRSWPTCRCFAERRKNDGLCDVLFVRDHNRKYYNKTKFYATCQTCPRNLQAKIFEDKVRQKRNVWYNEAFAKEEESRSQKKCLARRISRFGFGVPEKCHSGLVLGPIQTDPECFPLQFTVQNIYVLMENAVKVWEGKERGERGESLKHCKHFRRYGLCTAPHFLYALGPWSVQPGERTTLQGRRSFSLVTIRRQPVESELKLPVSRRQLAASISYTELQSGRFGSIGTTAKGRVVLFWTPEYWYRPRPASAAYRELRLHLNHLRNFRQEKERPTRRKLFRRRKKCQCEDDSTIAPEEKPSFLERIFSGNGSKRRQKFENQENNTTVQLRRLLRMDFRITIWDINSDILATQLTLIDRDLFVRIPAEEIEILVFQRSSRNAPNLAAWIAFSHRVSCLIGSEILGVRKLPMRSRIVARLVNAAKKCLAMGNFHSCRSILAGLQSPPIFRLRTTWDYLRIHHANRYEVMERLCKIYKNPCALSYRRSWAKVEKNRPCMPHVGDLLLRLLQLNNAKCHQQDNSIIHTNDRINPSKDLAATSNRNKDVSLESNPDLKQKQGCSKNFLNSVLNRIKYKRNQNTIYEEKTDLTWTTRQQDLAWKYFHRWYNAVLKSKIRITEQKRLRDMDPRMKRVIEVATWLSDCQKRAQGYEYPVHSFTKEFLLKNRYREDRENFFISLKLEPAMIT from the exons ATGCAACCAGCATGTAAAACCAGATCTCGTCATCGAACGAGAAACTTGGAGCAAGAACAGAACAGAATTCAAAAGTTATTGGCTTCCGAGTACTCTGATTTCTCCGACGTCATCCTCGTGGAATCTCCGTTTGCCGAAACCACCAGAAACGGTCATGGAATTCGACAAGTTTCACTTGGTCTCACGCCATCCAAGTTAATCGTGGCTGCTGACGTGTTCAAAGGAAACTCGCGGTTTTTCTGTCCGCGCACCCTCGATCCTACCATCGAGAGCTTCGAACTGATTTCTCTATATCCTCTACGATGCGTTAGTCTGAGCGTGTTCAACAGGAGACATCGCAAAACCCTGAAGGCAAG ATTCATCGATGGAAGAGTAAGCTATTACGAACTCGGCGGTATACAAGGAAGAAACATTTTCTGGAAGAAATGGTGCGAGCAAGTCGAAAGTTTGCTGGCAAACAAGACAAACGGAAGCTCGTTATCGGAAACGACCGCTGCAAGTTCAGCGAGCAGCTCGACTTTATACATCCTTTCTTCGGAGATCGAGCTTCGCAATGATCTCAGAAAAGATGGAAGAAGAGCAGTGTGCAG AATATGGACTCACTATGGAGGCGCCGGTGATTATACACCTGCAACATGGCGTCATAAGGACTTATACCTCGGACCATCCTACAGCGAGCTGGTAGACGGTCAGTACACTCCTGTTCCTATAAGATTCGCCGGCGCCAGTTTGGAAGACATTAAGGCcgaattaaaagatttttctCCGAGCAAGATCGAGAAAGGGTCTCGTAGCTGGCCTACGTGTCGTTGCTTCGCAGAGAGACGCAAGAACGATGGTCTTTGCGACGTACTGTTTGTCAGAGATCACAATCgcaaatattacaataagaCCAAATTTTACGCGACCTGTCAGACTTGTCCTCGTAATTTGCAAGCCAAGATCTTCGAAGACAAAGTCAGGCAGAAACGGAACGTTTGGTACAACGAAGCGTtcgcgaaagaagaagagtCGAGGAGTCAGAAGAAATGTCTCGCGCGAAGGATATCTCGATTTGGTTTTGGAGTTCCAGAGAAGTGTCATTCAGGGTTGGTTCTGGGTCCAATCCAAACGGATCCCGAGtgcttccctttgcaattcaccgtgcaaaatatttacgtCCTCATGGAGAATGCTGTGAAGGTGTGGGAGGGCAAAGAAAGAGGTGAAAGAGGCGAGTCCTTGAAACATTGCAAACATTTTAGGAGATACGGTCTCTGTACTGCACCCCATTTTCTTTACGCCCTTGGTCCCTGGTCGGTACAACCTGGAGAACGTACTACTCTTCAAGGTCGACGATCTTTCAGTCTGGTCACTATTCGTCGACAGCCCGTCGAGTCGGAACTGAAACTTCCTGTATCTCGTCGACAATTGGCAGCTAGTATTTCGTATACCGAACTTCAGTCTGGTAGATTTGGGTCGATCGGGACTACTGCGAAGGGACGAGTTGTGTTATTTTGGACACCAGAATACTGGTACCGACCCAGACCTGCTTCCGCCGCTTACAG GGAGCTGAGACTGCACTTGAACCATCTGAGAAATTTTCGCCAGGAGAAGGAACGGCCTACCAGGAGGAAGTTGTTtaggagaagaaaaaagtgTCAGTGCGAAGATGATTCTACCATTGCTCCTGAGGAAAAACCCAGTTTCCTAGAACGAATCTTCTCTGGAAATGGATCCAAGAGAAGGCAGAAATTCGAAAACCAGGAAAATAATACTACTGTTCAATTAAGAAGATTATTGAGAATGGACTTTAGAATAACAATTTGGGATATAAACAGCGACATTTTGGCGACGCAGCTAACGCTCATAGATCGCGACCTCTTCGTCCGAATTCCCGCCGAGGAGATCGAGATCTTGGTCTTTCAAAGGAGCTCCAGGAACGCGCCTAATTTAGCAGCGTGGATAGCATTCAGTCATCGCGTTTCTTGTCTAATTGGCAGTGAAATTTTGGGCGTGAGAAAATTACCCATGAGAAGTAGAATTGTCGCGAGACTCGTGAACGCTGCCAAAAAGTGCCTCGCTATGGGGAATTTTCACTCGTGCAGATCGATTTTGGCGGGATTGCAGTCGCCTCCGATTTTCAGATTGCGAACTACATGGGATTACTTACGTATTCATCATGCGAATAG ATACGAAGTTATGGAAAGACTTTGCAAGATTTACAAGAACCCGTGTGCTTTATCATACCGACGATCTTGGGCTAAAGTTGAAAAGAATCGACCTTGCATGCCGCACGTGGGTGACCTTTTGCTGAGACTTCTGCAATTAAATAATGCGAAATGCCATCAACAAGACAATAGTATTATCCATACGAATGATAGAATAAACCCCTCAAAGGATTTAGCTGCAACGTCTAACAGAAATAAGGATGTATCATTGGAAAGTAATCCGGACCTGAAACAAAAGCAAGGCTGTAGCAAGAATTTCCTCAATTCCGTTTTAAacaggataaaatataaaaggaaTCAAAATACGATTTACGAGGAAAAGACAGATTTAACGTGGACGACGAGGCAACAGGATTTAGCGTGGAAATATTTCCATCGTTGGTACAACGCTGTTCTAAAGAGTAAAATTCGTATCACAGAGCAAAAGAGATTAAGGGATATGGATCCAAGGATGAAACGCGTGATCGAAGTTGCGACTTGGTTGTCGGATTGTCAGAAACGAGCTCAAGGATACGAATATCCGGTGCATTCGTTCACGaaggaatttttattgaaGAATCGATATAGGGAGGATCGGGAAAACTTCTTTATTAGTTTAAAATTGGAACCGGCAATGATAACTTGA